One Fuerstiella marisgermanici DNA window includes the following coding sequences:
- a CDS encoding L-lactate permease, translated as MASSRFLFSREESMEDFLYAVLASLPIVVVAVFLVGLRWPASRAMPLSLITAVVLALFVWKVPGWQVLAYGLSGLVTTANLLYIVFGAILLLNTLQQSGAVNVIRSGFHEVSPDRRIQVIIVAWLFGSFIEGAAGFGTPAAVAVPLLVALGFPPLAAVVSGVIIQSTPVSFGALGTPILLGVSRGLGLSDGFPDDSSLQQAALSLKLITETDQSASALLHVIGIRVALVHATVGTFLPLILVSVLTKGFGAAKSFSEGLACWKFALFAAFAMTVPSVLTAMFLGPQFPSLFGGLIGLTITVAAARRGFLIPAGTPWQFADRNSWPTDWTAFNASDPTEELDARQPVSQLSLRQAWTPYLILAVLLVLFSLPQLPIKGWVTHPSVVLSVTNLFDTPAKLDSKPLALPGTIFVIVSVAAFFLHRMAVGQFRTAISDSFRTTARASVALVFTVPMVQIFLGTKGGAAGLPEMPLMLAQQMSELAGKAWPLLAPLTGGLGAFVAGSNTISNMMLSKFQFGVGQQIGVDPFWVVALQAVGGAAGNTICVHNVVAASAVAGLVGREGQIIRRTLPVFLYYATFAGIIGLIIVR; from the coding sequence GTGGCGTCTTCCCGCTTTCTGTTCTCGCGCGAAGAATCGATGGAAGACTTTCTATACGCTGTGCTGGCGTCGTTGCCAATCGTCGTCGTGGCCGTGTTTCTGGTGGGGCTGCGGTGGCCGGCCAGTCGAGCGATGCCGTTATCGTTGATCACTGCCGTGGTGTTGGCGTTGTTTGTCTGGAAAGTCCCCGGCTGGCAGGTGTTGGCCTACGGTCTTAGCGGCCTGGTAACGACCGCCAACCTGCTGTATATCGTTTTTGGAGCGATCCTGCTGCTGAACACGCTGCAGCAAAGCGGTGCGGTGAATGTAATTCGATCTGGCTTTCACGAAGTGTCTCCGGACCGCCGGATTCAGGTCATCATTGTGGCGTGGCTGTTCGGATCGTTTATCGAAGGAGCGGCTGGGTTTGGAACTCCGGCCGCCGTCGCCGTCCCGCTGCTGGTCGCTTTGGGCTTTCCTCCTTTGGCGGCCGTGGTTTCCGGCGTCATCATTCAAAGCACGCCGGTTTCGTTTGGAGCATTAGGCACGCCTATTTTGCTGGGCGTGAGTCGGGGACTCGGGCTGTCCGATGGCTTTCCGGACGATTCGTCCCTTCAACAAGCGGCGCTGTCTCTGAAACTGATCACAGAAACCGATCAATCAGCTTCCGCGCTTTTGCATGTGATCGGAATTCGAGTGGCTTTGGTCCACGCGACGGTCGGCACGTTTCTTCCGCTGATCCTGGTGTCGGTGCTGACGAAAGGGTTTGGAGCGGCGAAGTCATTTTCTGAAGGCCTGGCCTGTTGGAAGTTCGCTCTATTCGCCGCGTTCGCGATGACGGTGCCATCCGTGTTGACGGCCATGTTTCTGGGGCCTCAGTTTCCATCGCTGTTCGGCGGCTTGATCGGGCTGACAATCACCGTCGCGGCGGCTCGTCGAGGTTTCCTTATTCCGGCGGGAACGCCGTGGCAGTTTGCCGACCGAAACTCATGGCCCACCGATTGGACGGCATTCAACGCCAGCGATCCGACCGAGGAACTGGACGCTCGGCAACCAGTATCACAGTTGTCACTACGGCAGGCGTGGACGCCGTATCTGATCCTGGCTGTTCTGCTTGTCCTGTTCAGCTTGCCACAGTTACCAATCAAAGGATGGGTGACACATCCGAGCGTGGTTCTGTCCGTGACCAATTTGTTTGACACGCCCGCGAAGCTGGACAGCAAACCGCTGGCGTTGCCGGGGACGATTTTCGTGATCGTGTCTGTCGCGGCGTTTTTTCTGCATCGAATGGCAGTCGGTCAGTTTCGCACGGCAATCTCCGATTCGTTCCGCACGACGGCGCGAGCGTCCGTGGCGCTGGTGTTTACCGTGCCGATGGTGCAAATCTTTCTGGGGACGAAGGGGGGAGCCGCCGGTCTGCCCGAAATGCCACTGATGCTGGCTCAGCAAATGTCGGAACTCGCAGGCAAGGCATGGCCGCTGCTGGCTCCGTTAACGGGGGGGCTCGGAGCGTTCGTGGCGGGCAGCAATACGATCAGCAACATGATGCTGTCGAAGTTTCAGTTTGGCGTTGGCCAGCAAATCGGCGTCGACCCGTTTTGGGTGGTCGCGTTGCAGGCGGTCGGTGGAGCGGCCGGGAACACCATCTGCGTTCACAACGTTGTGGCGGCGTCTGCCGTGGCGGGACTGGTCGGACGCGAAGGCCAAATCATCCGGCGGACTCTGCCGGTGTTCCTGTATTACGCCACATTTGCGGGCATCATCGGTTTGATCATTGTTCGCTGA
- a CDS encoding universal stress protein — protein sequence MINLDKILIPTDFSDFSKPAMSYGCAIAARFNSQVHLLHVCPDAAMLVPEAGGLGGEALLEQATAMEETAMASLRELPPDNWENGRDVVRATRVGSSFYEIIQYAKETNVDLIVIGTHGRSGLMHLLMGSVAENIVRKAPCPVLTVKPDGHQFVMP from the coding sequence ATGATCAATCTCGACAAGATCCTGATTCCGACCGACTTCAGTGACTTCAGCAAGCCAGCAATGAGCTACGGGTGTGCGATTGCGGCTCGGTTTAACAGCCAGGTGCATCTGCTGCACGTGTGCCCGGATGCGGCGATGCTGGTTCCCGAAGCAGGGGGACTCGGCGGCGAAGCGTTGCTCGAACAAGCCACGGCGATGGAAGAAACGGCGATGGCGTCGTTGCGAGAACTTCCGCCGGACAACTGGGAAAACGGTCGCGATGTCGTCCGCGCCACGCGAGTGGGTTCGTCGTTTTACGAAATCATTCAATACGCTAAAGAGACGAATGTCGATCTGATTGTGATCGGAACTCACGGCCGTTCCGGGCTGATGCATTTGCTGATGGGCAGTGTCGCGGAAAACATCGTTCGCAAAGCGCCGTGCCCGGTGTTGACCGTGAAGCCGGACGGACACCAGTTTGTGATGCCGTAA
- a CDS encoding metal ABC transporter ATP-binding protein, with amino-acid sequence MTVAYNRRPVLWNIDLTLRDPGLIAIVGPNGAGKSTMIRAVMGLVPMVGGDVTAWGNSINRERHRIGYVPQRGSVDWDFPISVFETVLMGTFGSLGWFRRPGRKQRELTMQCLERVGMQDFAKRQIGQLSGGQQQRVFLARALAQEAELYFMDEPMAGVDAATERIVFELLKSLSDEGRTIVVVHHDLRSVSEYFDEVVLLNVRVVASGPVETTMTDANLQATYGGRLTILDRMAEAVQRQVETE; translated from the coding sequence ATGACGGTGGCTTACAATCGCCGTCCTGTGTTGTGGAACATCGACCTCACGCTGCGGGATCCGGGACTGATTGCGATTGTCGGCCCGAATGGGGCGGGCAAGAGTACCATGATTCGAGCGGTCATGGGGCTGGTGCCGATGGTTGGCGGCGATGTCACCGCGTGGGGCAATTCAATCAACCGCGAACGCCACCGCATCGGCTATGTACCTCAACGAGGCAGCGTCGACTGGGACTTTCCGATCAGCGTTTTCGAAACCGTGTTGATGGGCACCTTCGGATCGCTGGGTTGGTTCCGTCGTCCCGGTCGCAAGCAGCGCGAACTGACGATGCAGTGTCTCGAACGCGTCGGCATGCAGGATTTCGCCAAGCGTCAGATCGGTCAGCTTTCGGGCGGTCAGCAGCAGCGAGTCTTCCTCGCTCGCGCTTTGGCTCAGGAAGCAGAACTGTACTTCATGGACGAACCGATGGCGGGAGTGGACGCGGCCACAGAACGAATCGTGTTCGAATTGCTGAAGTCACTTAGCGACGAAGGCCGCACGATTGTTGTCGTCCATCACGACCTGCGCAGCGTGTCGGAATACTTCGACGAAGTGGTCCTGCTAAATGTCCGCGTGGTGGCGTCCGGGCCTGTGGAAACCACGATGACCGACGCCAATCTGCAGGCGACGTATGGCGGACGGCTCACAATTCTGGACCGCATGGCCGAAGCTGTTCAGCGACAGGTGGAAACCGAGTAG
- a CDS encoding metal ABC transporter solute-binding protein, Zn/Mn family — protein sequence MPLFLFLGGCAKPAESENGEAGVVETFDGDGPIKVVCTTNIIKDLVRQIGGKHVTVTAIMDGPSIDPHSYTPSPKDTNLLTAADLVVYSGLHLEGQFDAALESLKHRGIPVICVTDGLKNESPSRLIQTDDGVADPHVWFDPNLWATCGEWLGSELSTFDPSHAEDYNAAAERFAVQMKDTIAEGVKLLANVPDDRRVLVTAHDAFEYFAQAFNFEVQAVQGISTESEPGVRRINQLIDLLVARKIGAVFTEQSVSEKNIQALVAGCESAGHQLTIGGKLFSDTAGPEGTPEETLAGALLHNIREIAAALETKKGQ from the coding sequence TTGCCACTTTTTCTGTTCCTTGGCGGCTGTGCGAAGCCGGCCGAATCGGAAAACGGTGAGGCGGGCGTTGTCGAAACCTTCGACGGTGACGGCCCGATCAAAGTTGTTTGCACGACCAACATCATCAAGGATCTGGTGCGGCAGATTGGCGGAAAACACGTCACGGTGACCGCCATTATGGACGGTCCCAGCATCGATCCTCACAGCTACACGCCGTCGCCCAAAGACACAAACCTGTTAACAGCCGCCGATCTGGTGGTGTATTCCGGGCTGCATCTGGAAGGCCAGTTTGATGCCGCACTGGAAAGTCTGAAACATCGCGGCATTCCTGTTATCTGCGTAACGGACGGCCTGAAGAACGAGTCGCCAAGTCGGCTGATTCAGACGGACGACGGAGTCGCGGATCCTCATGTCTGGTTCGACCCAAATCTGTGGGCCACGTGCGGCGAATGGCTGGGCAGTGAACTCAGCACATTCGATCCTTCTCATGCAGAGGACTACAACGCCGCAGCCGAACGCTTTGCTGTTCAGATGAAAGACACGATCGCCGAAGGCGTAAAGCTGTTGGCGAACGTACCGGACGATCGGCGAGTCCTGGTGACGGCTCACGACGCGTTCGAATATTTTGCACAAGCCTTCAACTTTGAAGTGCAGGCCGTGCAGGGGATTTCGACCGAAAGCGAACCGGGCGTGCGGCGAATCAACCAACTGATCGACCTTCTGGTTGCCAGAAAGATCGGCGCCGTGTTCACCGAACAAAGCGTGTCTGAAAAGAACATTCAGGCGCTGGTGGCTGGTTGTGAATCCGCCGGGCATCAGCTCACGATTGGTGGCAAACTGTTTTCCGACACGGCCGGCCCCGAAGGCACGCCGGAGGAAACTCTGGCTGGTGCTCTGCTGCACAACATTCGCGAAATCGCGGCCGCGCTGGAAACGAAGAAGGGCCAGTAG
- a CDS encoding AAA family ATPase has protein sequence MSKTHKIDGITLHLSTPDSSPGDWIGQTDVLRQLLACWLVVDEKDLPLTPRLVGTPGIGKTTLATAGARAREQDLYIYQCTADTRPEDLLVTPVLAESGKIAYHASPLVTAMIRGGICILDEGNRMNEKSWASLAPLLDYRRYAESIVAGTTIHAHPDFRCAVTMNEDESTFEIPDYILSRLQPTLSLGHPSRDDEMSILKYHLPFADDQMLNLTVDFLQESHSLNLDFSTRDGINILRFALKRLAQESDHPIARDDAWRESLERCLGDDAVDLQTLAEKKNQSLGGNAVPMGLGDFFFSRDDPLHPDRDLDDDDDDDDDEFDDYDPNSDEMPF, from the coding sequence ATGTCTAAAACACACAAAATTGACGGAATCACTCTGCACCTATCCACTCCGGACAGCAGCCCGGGCGACTGGATCGGCCAGACCGACGTTCTGCGGCAGCTGCTGGCCTGCTGGCTGGTGGTCGACGAAAAAGACCTGCCGCTGACACCGCGATTGGTCGGCACGCCCGGCATCGGCAAAACAACGCTGGCCACCGCGGGCGCGCGAGCTCGTGAGCAGGACCTGTACATTTATCAATGTACGGCAGACACGCGGCCGGAAGACCTTCTGGTGACTCCCGTGCTGGCCGAAAGCGGAAAGATCGCCTACCACGCATCGCCGCTGGTGACGGCCATGATTCGCGGCGGCATCTGCATTCTGGACGAAGGCAACCGCATGAATGAAAAGTCATGGGCCAGTTTGGCGCCGCTGCTGGACTACCGTCGGTATGCCGAATCGATTGTCGCAGGAACCACCATACACGCTCACCCGGACTTCCGCTGTGCGGTGACGATGAATGAAGACGAATCGACCTTTGAAATCCCCGACTACATTCTCAGCCGCCTTCAGCCGACGCTGTCGCTGGGTCATCCGTCGCGTGATGATGAGATGTCGATTCTGAAGTATCACCTTCCGTTTGCCGACGACCAGATGCTGAACCTCACGGTCGACTTCCTGCAGGAATCACATTCACTGAACCTGGACTTCTCCACGCGAGACGGCATCAACATTCTGCGGTTTGCACTCAAACGTTTGGCTCAGGAATCCGACCATCCGATCGCACGAGATGATGCGTGGCGTGAGTCGCTGGAACGCTGTCTGGGCGATGACGCCGTCGACCTGCAGACTCTGGCCGAAAAGAAGAATCAATCACTCGGCGGCAACGCGGTGCCCATGGGACTTGGCGATTTCTTCTTTTCGCGCGACGATCCGTTGCATCCCGATCGAGACCTTGACGATGATGACGATGATGATGACGACGAGTTCGATGACTATGACCCTAACAGCGATGAAATGCCGTTTTGA
- the phnX gene encoding phosphonoacetaldehyde hydrolase, with product MTEPFQHIKAIVFDWAGTMIDHGCLAPTFVFREIFRQRGIDISAAQAREPMGMAKRAHIATIAAMPDVAAAWKAKFGSVCSEADIDAMYADFLPLQKDTLAEHCQMIDGATDIAAWCRQRGLKIGSSTGYTRELMEVVAPAAAAQGYEADCVLCSEDAPKGRPAPYLIYEAAKRMDVYPLWQFVKVDDTPVGIKAGRNAGCWTVGVTRTGNGVGLSVKELAALSADEVAAKCDEAAAKLNAAGAHFIVESVADLKPILQQIEQQAASGTSP from the coding sequence ATGACTGAACCATTCCAACATATCAAAGCAATTGTTTTCGACTGGGCCGGCACCATGATTGATCATGGCTGCCTCGCCCCGACCTTTGTGTTTCGCGAAATCTTTCGCCAACGTGGGATCGATATCTCAGCCGCCCAGGCACGTGAGCCAATGGGTATGGCCAAGCGAGCTCACATTGCCACCATCGCTGCGATGCCGGATGTGGCAGCCGCGTGGAAGGCGAAGTTTGGCAGCGTGTGCAGCGAAGCCGATATCGACGCGATGTACGCCGACTTTCTGCCACTGCAAAAAGACACGCTGGCCGAACACTGTCAGATGATCGACGGTGCAACGGACATCGCGGCATGGTGTCGGCAACGAGGTCTGAAGATTGGCTCATCAACCGGATACACGCGAGAACTGATGGAAGTTGTCGCTCCGGCAGCGGCCGCTCAGGGCTACGAAGCCGACTGCGTGCTGTGCTCAGAAGACGCTCCCAAAGGTCGACCAGCCCCGTATCTGATCTACGAAGCGGCCAAACGGATGGATGTCTATCCGCTGTGGCAATTCGTCAAAGTAGACGACACGCCCGTTGGCATCAAAGCGGGCCGCAACGCTGGCTGCTGGACGGTCGGAGTAACTCGCACTGGCAACGGCGTGGGCCTGTCCGTCAAAGAACTTGCGGCACTCAGCGCTGACGAAGTCGCGGCGAAATGCGACGAAGCGGCCGCCAAGCTGAATGCAGCCGGCGCTCATTTCATCGTCGAATCGGTGGCCGACCTGAAACCCATCCTGCAGCAAATCGAACAGCAGGCCGCCAGCGGAACGTCGCCCTGA